In Phyllobacterium zundukense, the following are encoded in one genomic region:
- a CDS encoding PBP1A family penicillin-binding protein has translation MEETTTASDSSPESEGPNETPPNGKPSAASDFAAFARTGRALAELGRALRDDLAVASHLATKKLRAIGSAGLLRLRDIDFRAVKIRADETAARSAAVWSRVRAWRSHSADTQAAGEKRSRWREFVLRTAATAGVASLVLVAVLFSWALSDVPWEEIADGSLKPVVLLETADGKPLVRQGPIQGPFAAREEFPRYLIDAVLTSEDRRFYEHSGIDLKGILRALFRNVRAGEVVQGGSTITQQLIKILYLEQDRTWKRKIQEAVIAFWLEKKLGKDEILTRYLNNIYLGAGATGVPAAARIYFDKEVRDLNLGESAMLAGIIRAPSQLNPISNPQGARRQASLVLDAMVKRGKTTAEQAKLATAEFAELHPTKPAARSGGWFSDWVMQEARELAGPYRGTIKIRTTMVPRLQAIAEKVVAEALNQEGAQAGASQAALVAMTPEGAVVAMVGGRDYAKSAFNRAATAMRQPGSAFKLFVYYAALKAGLKPGDWVEDAPIELNGWSPENYGGGYRGRVTIAEAFARSLNAATVALAMEIGIDQVIAAARELGIDAKLAETPSLALGSSEVNLLDLTGAYASIRAGIAPVEPWGVVSFHADGQPRAFRVGPIKQPTADLRQYQPDMVGLLRLVVEQGTGREADLGVIAAGKTGTSQNHRDAWFVGFTEALVVGVWVGNDDETPMNEVTGGKLPARIWRNFMRAAAAVHDGTARYSEPDVTVDSSSADSGGGTPVTCNFRACAGAYRSFRPADCTFQPYRGPRRLCEK, from the coding sequence ATGGAGGAGACCACAACCGCATCGGACAGCAGTCCCGAGAGCGAAGGGCCTAACGAAACCCCTCCCAACGGGAAGCCATCAGCCGCGTCCGATTTTGCGGCGTTCGCGCGGACAGGAAGAGCGCTTGCCGAACTTGGCCGGGCACTGCGGGACGACTTGGCTGTTGCGTCGCATCTGGCGACCAAAAAGCTCCGCGCAATCGGCAGCGCGGGCTTGTTGCGGCTGCGGGACATTGATTTTCGAGCCGTGAAGATTAGAGCCGACGAGACGGCGGCCCGCTCTGCGGCAGTTTGGTCGCGCGTGAGGGCTTGGCGGTCGCACTCGGCTGATACGCAAGCCGCCGGAGAGAAGCGGTCCCGCTGGCGGGAGTTTGTGTTGCGGACCGCCGCGACAGCAGGTGTTGCAAGTCTTGTGCTCGTCGCTGTCCTCTTTTCTTGGGCACTAAGCGACGTGCCATGGGAAGAAATCGCGGATGGCTCGCTCAAGCCGGTGGTGTTGCTCGAAACGGCGGATGGCAAACCGCTGGTAAGACAGGGGCCGATCCAGGGACCCTTTGCGGCGAGAGAAGAATTTCCCCGCTATCTGATCGATGCGGTGCTCACCAGTGAGGATCGGCGTTTCTACGAGCATTCAGGCATCGATCTGAAGGGCATTCTTCGCGCTCTGTTTAGGAACGTCCGCGCCGGCGAGGTCGTCCAGGGCGGCAGCACAATCACGCAGCAACTTATAAAAATTCTCTATCTCGAGCAGGACCGTACCTGGAAGCGGAAAATCCAGGAGGCGGTGATCGCATTCTGGCTGGAAAAGAAGCTGGGCAAGGACGAAATTCTTACGCGGTATCTTAACAACATCTATCTTGGCGCAGGTGCAACCGGCGTTCCAGCGGCGGCCCGCATCTATTTCGACAAGGAGGTGCGCGACCTCAATCTCGGTGAATCCGCGATGCTTGCAGGCATCATCCGGGCCCCATCACAGCTCAATCCAATCAGCAATCCGCAGGGCGCTCGCCGACAGGCAAGCCTCGTGCTCGACGCGATGGTCAAGCGCGGCAAGACCACCGCCGAACAGGCAAAGCTCGCGACAGCAGAATTTGCTGAACTTCATCCGACGAAGCCTGCGGCAAGGTCAGGAGGTTGGTTTTCGGACTGGGTGATGCAGGAGGCGCGCGAGCTTGCCGGCCCTTATCGAGGCACGATAAAAATCAGAACCACGATGGTGCCGCGGCTGCAGGCAATTGCCGAAAAGGTAGTGGCCGAAGCACTCAATCAGGAAGGGGCGCAAGCAGGCGCATCGCAGGCTGCCCTGGTTGCAATGACGCCCGAAGGCGCCGTGGTCGCCATGGTTGGCGGGCGCGACTACGCCAAGAGTGCGTTCAACCGCGCTGCGACAGCCATGCGGCAACCCGGCTCGGCCTTCAAGCTGTTCGTCTACTATGCCGCGCTGAAGGCGGGCCTCAAGCCTGGCGACTGGGTCGAGGATGCGCCGATTGAGCTGAACGGATGGTCTCCCGAAAACTACGGCGGAGGCTATCGCGGACGCGTCACCATTGCGGAGGCATTCGCACGGTCGTTGAACGCGGCGACGGTGGCGCTTGCTATGGAGATCGGGATCGACCAGGTCATTGCTGCTGCGCGCGAATTGGGTATCGACGCAAAGCTGGCGGAGACACCAAGCTTGGCGCTCGGCTCTTCGGAAGTAAACCTGCTCGACCTTACCGGCGCCTATGCCTCTATTCGAGCAGGCATTGCTCCGGTTGAGCCGTGGGGGGTTGTGTCCTTCCATGCCGACGGCCAGCCTCGCGCCTTCCGCGTCGGGCCGATCAAGCAGCCCACGGCAGATCTTCGCCAGTATCAGCCAGACATGGTGGGCCTGCTGAGGCTGGTCGTCGAACAAGGGACGGGTCGCGAAGCTGATCTTGGAGTCATTGCCGCGGGCAAGACCGGCACCAGCCAAAACCATCGTGACGCCTGGTTTGTCGGCTTCACGGAGGCGCTGGTGGTGGGCGTGTGGGTTGGCAATGACGACGAGACGCCGATGAACGAGGTGACGGGTGGTAAGCTGCCGGCCAGAATCTGGCGGAATTTCATGCGCGCCGCCGCTGCCGTGCATGACGGCACTGCGCGATACAGCGAGCCCGATGTCACCGTGGATAGTTCCTCCGCCGATAGCGGGGGAGGAACACCGGTCACCTGCAATTTTCGAGCCTGCGCGGGTGCGTATCGTTCGTTCCGCCCCGCCGATTGTACATTTCAACCCTACCGTGGGCCGCGTAGACTGTGTGAGAAATAA
- a CDS encoding MucR family transcriptional regulator — MDCMIAREAKNDLLVELTAGLIATYVSKNALRPADLPALIDNVHTALANLDTTKEEPPVAPSRPEPAVNPKKSVTPDYIICLEDGGKFKSLKRHLMNKFSLTPDQYRQRWDLDPTYPMVAPNYKALRSELAKRIGLGRKPKSARA; from the coding sequence ATGGATTGTATGATTGCTCGAGAAGCGAAAAATGATCTTCTCGTCGAACTGACCGCAGGATTGATCGCCACCTATGTCAGCAAGAACGCGCTGCGTCCCGCGGACCTTCCGGCGTTGATCGACAACGTGCACACAGCGCTGGCCAATCTCGATACAACCAAAGAAGAGCCGCCAGTTGCGCCCAGCAGGCCCGAGCCCGCGGTGAACCCAAAGAAGTCGGTTACCCCCGATTACATCATCTGTCTGGAGGACGGGGGGAAATTCAAATCGCTGAAGCGTCATTTGATGAACAAGTTTAGCCTGACGCCGGACCAGTATCGCCAGCGGTGGGATCTCGATCCGACCTATCCCATGGTTGCCCCAAACTACAAGGCACTCCGATCGGAGCTGGCAAAGCGAATCGGGCTCGGACGCAAGCCGAAGTCTGCTCGTGCGTAA
- a CDS encoding nuclear transport factor 2 family protein: MTTLELAKDFTNLLKTNDHEGAAAKYNSDDIVSYEAMDGPMAVCRGKDTVKQKGDWWQENHEVHGALIEGPYVNGDQFVVRFTMDVTPKATGQRMSMDEVGIYTVKNGKIVEERFCYLEG, encoded by the coding sequence ATGACAACGCTAGAACTTGCCAAGGATTTCACCAATCTTCTCAAAACGAACGATCACGAAGGCGCCGCCGCAAAATACAATTCCGACGACATCGTAAGCTATGAGGCCATGGATGGTCCGATGGCGGTCTGCCGGGGCAAGGATACCGTCAAGCAGAAGGGTGATTGGTGGCAGGAGAACCATGAGGTTCACGGTGCCTTGATAGAAGGTCCGTACGTCAACGGCGACCAGTTCGTGGTGCGCTTCACGATGGACGTAACACCAAAGGCCACCGGCCAACGTATGAGCATGGACGAAGTTGGAATCTATACGGTCAAGAACGGAAAGATCGTCGAGGAGCGTTTCTGTTATCTGGAAGGCTAA
- a CDS encoding class I SAM-dependent methyltransferase codes for MHSERDEIVNREREFHNLRFSQEEDPRGSLDKWYRTIRHGAERQDEEIKRLSKNADVLEYGCSDGGWSLHSLHLLDLCRSLTGIDISEVAVNKANERASTLGSTNATFLAMNAEAMSFEDNKFDLVYGRGIIHHLDLDRCFSEVVRVLKPNGVASFFEPMGHNPLLNAYRRRTPLIRTADEHPLLTSDFALARRYFSNVQVEYFGLCSVGSALMPRSISETVYTVGKAVDSVVLTLPFVKRFAWHALLTLRVGLEIHG; via the coding sequence ATGCACAGTGAAAGGGACGAGATCGTCAATCGAGAAAGAGAATTTCACAATCTCAGATTTAGTCAGGAGGAGGATCCAAGAGGAAGTCTGGACAAGTGGTATCGAACAATTCGCCACGGTGCTGAACGTCAAGACGAGGAAATAAAACGCCTTTCGAAAAACGCTGACGTGCTCGAGTACGGTTGTTCCGATGGCGGGTGGTCCCTGCATTCCCTGCACCTGCTCGATCTTTGCCGATCTCTGACGGGGATCGATATTTCGGAAGTAGCAGTAAACAAGGCGAACGAACGGGCGAGCACGCTTGGAAGCACGAACGCTACATTCCTGGCGATGAATGCGGAAGCCATGTCCTTCGAGGACAACAAGTTCGACCTGGTGTATGGACGCGGGATCATCCATCACCTGGACCTGGATCGGTGCTTTTCCGAGGTGGTCCGTGTCTTGAAGCCGAACGGCGTGGCGTCCTTCTTCGAGCCGATGGGACACAATCCTCTCCTGAATGCCTACAGAAGACGGACACCCCTCATCCGCACCGCTGATGAACATCCTTTGTTAACTTCGGACTTCGCGTTGGCTCGCCGCTATTTCAGCAATGTCCAGGTGGAATATTTCGGCCTGTGTTCCGTAGGAAGCGCGCTGATGCCGCGAAGCATCTCGGAGACCGTCTACACAGTTGGCAAAGCTGTCGATTCAGTAGTTCTGACGCTTCCCTTTGTAAAGCGGTTCGCATGGCATGCGCTCCTAACCCTTAGAGTCGGTTTGGAAATTCATGGATGA
- a CDS encoding lytic transglycosylase domain-containing protein, whose product MVKGHIASIFAPVLLVGFAGSHGQDIVRVANLAATASVSPLMPLGPQVQDPRRLQAAATFAPTRAVVGLPKALSFPVAERFAPAGTATAVKVTAALDPASTDLSSGRGDIAGRERREEMAIRSDMTVFGLGTRPQLTADSASFTIDPALIASVVPERVQLQPRADLLNGVPEEYAQIIEDVARQEGVDVNLLLSIMHAENAGFDPVAVSPAGAIGLMQLMPTTGQTFGAQDLTDPAQNIRAGAKFLKVLTRKYRNPVLIASAYNAGEPQVDVRTSLPLIRETADYVTKVVGLYTNSYTPARVAPSPRTDKVFASAGKSMIVPLKRRAEKVTRVSSSILVYSAGEDEKRDVEEIVEASSDPSGPVPIEKERQ is encoded by the coding sequence GTGGTTAAAGGGCATATCGCCAGCATTTTCGCACCAGTTCTGTTGGTCGGCTTCGCCGGCTCTCACGGTCAGGACATCGTGCGGGTTGCTAATTTGGCTGCTACTGCCTCGGTTTCGCCGCTGATGCCATTGGGCCCGCAGGTTCAGGATCCGCGAAGACTCCAAGCCGCTGCGACTTTTGCGCCAACTAGAGCGGTTGTAGGGCTCCCGAAAGCGCTTTCCTTCCCGGTAGCAGAGCGTTTTGCACCTGCGGGTACTGCAACCGCCGTGAAGGTCACCGCCGCGTTGGATCCGGCCAGTACCGACCTATCGTCGGGCCGCGGCGACATTGCCGGACGTGAACGCCGGGAGGAAATGGCAATCCGCTCAGATATGACCGTGTTTGGGCTTGGCACTCGGCCACAACTGACGGCCGATAGTGCATCTTTCACGATTGATCCGGCGCTGATCGCCTCTGTCGTGCCGGAAAGGGTGCAACTCCAGCCACGGGCGGATTTGCTGAATGGCGTTCCTGAAGAGTATGCACAGATCATCGAGGATGTGGCGCGCCAAGAGGGCGTCGATGTCAATTTATTGTTATCTATCATGCATGCCGAGAACGCCGGATTTGATCCGGTTGCCGTCAGTCCTGCGGGTGCAATCGGACTGATGCAGCTGATGCCCACGACCGGTCAGACGTTTGGCGCGCAAGATTTGACGGATCCGGCACAAAACATTCGCGCCGGTGCCAAGTTCCTGAAAGTACTCACCCGGAAGTATCGCAATCCGGTTCTGATCGCCAGCGCCTATAACGCCGGAGAGCCGCAAGTTGATGTCCGCACATCGCTCCCCTTGATCCGGGAGACAGCGGACTACGTGACCAAGGTCGTCGGCCTCTACACCAATTCATATACCCCAGCGCGCGTTGCCCCTTCCCCTAGAACCGACAAGGTTTTCGCGTCCGCAGGCAAATCTATGATCGTTCCCCTGAAGCGGCGAGCGGAGAAAGTTACCCGGGTTTCATCGTCAATACTGGTCTATTCGGCCGGCGAGGATGAGAAGCGCGATGTCGAGGAAATTGTGGAAGCAAGTTCGGACCCATCAGGGCCGGTGCCTA